A part of Thermus oshimai DSM 12092 genomic DNA contains:
- the miaB gene encoding tRNA (N6-isopentenyl adenosine(37)-C2)-methylthiotransferase MiaB: MRAHLITYGCQMNEYDSHLVASELVSLGWELVDSVEEADFVLVNTCAVRGKPVEKVRALLGQLRKEKERRGLLVGMMGCLAQLDEGQQMARKFGVDILLGPGALTSLPEALKKHERFFDLTFRQDLLDYIPPPPKGALSAHVTIIRGCNHHCTYCIVPTTRGPEVSRHPDLILKEIEMLKAAGVVEVTLLGQNVNSYGKDQPGFPSFAELLRMVGRMGIPRVRFLTSHPVNFTDDIIEAIAETPAICRYIHLPVQSGSDRILRRMAREYRRAHYLERIRKIREALPDAVLSTDIIVGFPGETEEDFQETLSLYDEVGYDQAYMFIYSPRPGTPAYKHFQDLPREVKVERLMRLIEKQKEWSYRRNQAWVGKTVEVLVRGEAKEEGYVQGHDRGNHPVLLPAHQAPTPGLYQVEIKQATPHLLFGEVVGAEAPAPIPLPVA, from the coding sequence ATGCGCGCACACCTCATCACCTACGGTTGCCAGATGAACGAGTACGACTCCCACCTGGTGGCGAGCGAGCTGGTGAGCCTCGGGTGGGAGCTGGTGGACTCCGTTGAGGAGGCGGACTTCGTCTTGGTGAACACCTGCGCGGTGCGGGGCAAGCCCGTGGAGAAGGTGCGGGCCCTGTTGGGGCAACTGCGCAAGGAGAAGGAGCGCCGGGGCCTCCTCGTGGGGATGATGGGCTGCCTGGCCCAGCTGGACGAGGGCCAGCAGATGGCGAGGAAGTTCGGGGTGGACATCCTCCTGGGCCCCGGAGCGCTTACCTCCCTCCCTGAGGCCTTGAAGAAGCACGAGCGCTTCTTTGACCTCACCTTCCGCCAGGACCTCCTGGACTACATCCCCCCGCCCCCCAAGGGGGCCCTTTCCGCCCACGTGACCATCATCCGGGGGTGCAACCACCACTGCACCTACTGCATCGTCCCCACCACCCGGGGCCCGGAGGTCTCCCGCCACCCCGACCTCATCCTGAAGGAGATCGAGATGCTCAAGGCCGCGGGGGTGGTGGAGGTCACCCTCCTGGGGCAGAACGTGAACTCCTACGGCAAGGACCAGCCGGGCTTCCCCTCCTTCGCCGAGCTCCTAAGGATGGTGGGCCGGATGGGGATCCCCCGGGTGCGCTTCCTCACCAGCCACCCCGTGAACTTCACCGACGACATCATCGAGGCCATCGCGGAGACCCCGGCCATCTGCCGCTACATCCACCTTCCCGTGCAGTCGGGCTCGGACCGGATCCTAAGGCGCATGGCCCGGGAGTACCGCCGGGCGCACTATCTGGAAAGAATACGCAAGATTCGGGAAGCCCTCCCGGATGCGGTGCTTTCCACGGACATCATCGTGGGCTTCCCCGGGGAGACGGAGGAGGACTTCCAGGAGACCCTCTCCCTCTACGACGAGGTGGGCTACGACCAGGCCTACATGTTCATCTACTCCCCCCGCCCCGGCACCCCCGCCTACAAGCACTTCCAGGACCTGCCCCGGGAGGTGAAGGTGGAGCGGCTCATGCGCCTCATTGAGAAGCAGAAGGAGTGGAGCTACCGCCGGAACCAGGCCTGGGTGGGGAAGACCGTGGAGGTCCTGGTGCGGGGGGAGGCCAAGGAGGAGGGGTACGTCCAGGGCCACGACCGGGGGAACCACCCCGTCCTCCTCCCCGCCCACCAGGCCCCCACCCCTGGGCTTTACCAGGTGGAGATCAAGCAGGCCACGCCCCACCTCCTCTTCGGGGAGGTGGTGGGGGCAGAGGCCCCTGCCCCCATTCCCCTGCCGGTGGCATGA
- a CDS encoding FAD-dependent oxidoreductase, with amino-acid sequence MGGVVVVGAGVAGAAAALALKGAGLPVLWVAEGVGDASRVPVALVNPVRGKRGTLVPEGALALEAALALYSRYVPLHKGLLRPVPEGERAAWERRLGASGLPYRWTREGLFLPEAFWLEPRPFLERVWAELGGLRDRVVAYAPGEVGLEGGRRLRPELVVWAGGARGAGVLGLEGRMVAGLELLLLEYREVALSYRVFLAGPALGGSYLDLPGYAEPPPSEGEAEWLLRGAEALLGYRPRVAGAWRGVRFRRPHPLTPIPGGYALTGFGSTGFLLVPLWARRLVEALG; translated from the coding sequence ATGGGGGGTGTAGTGGTGGTGGGCGCGGGGGTGGCGGGGGCCGCGGCCGCCTTGGCCCTGAAGGGGGCGGGCCTTCCCGTCCTCTGGGTGGCGGAGGGGGTGGGGGATGCGAGCCGCGTCCCCGTGGCCCTGGTGAACCCCGTGCGGGGGAAGCGGGGGACCTTGGTGCCGGAAGGCGCTTTGGCCCTCGAGGCCGCCCTCGCCCTCTATAGCCGCTACGTGCCCCTCCACAAGGGCCTCCTCCGCCCCGTCCCCGAGGGGGAGCGGGCGGCCTGGGAGAGGCGCCTTGGGGCAAGCGGCCTCCCCTACCGCTGGACCCGGGAGGGGCTTTTCCTGCCCGAGGCCTTCTGGCTGGAGCCCCGGCCCTTTTTGGAAAGGGTTTGGGCCGAGCTCGGAGGCCTCAGGGATCGGGTGGTGGCCTACGCCCCGGGGGAGGTGGGGTTGGAGGGGGGAAGGCGGCTAAGGCCCGAGCTCGTGGTCTGGGCGGGGGGGGCCCGGGGGGCCGGGGTCTTGGGCCTCGAGGGGCGGATGGTGGCGGGGCTGGAGCTCCTCCTTCTGGAGTACCGGGAGGTGGCCCTGAGCTATAGGGTCTTCCTAGCGGGGCCGGCCCTTGGGGGGAGCTACCTGGACCTCCCCGGCTACGCCGAGCCGCCCCCTTCGGAGGGGGAGGCGGAGTGGCTCCTTAGGGGGGCGGAGGCCCTTCTGGGCTACCGGCCCCGGGTAGCCGGGGCCTGGCGGGGGGTGCGCTTCCGCAGGCCCCACCCCCTCACCCCCATCCCCGGGGGGTACGCCCTCACGGGCTTCGGCTCCACGGGCTTTCTCCTGGTCCCCCTTTGGGCCAGGCGGCTGGTGGAGGCCTTAGGCTAA
- a CDS encoding molybdenum cofactor guanylyltransferase, with the protein MYTGAVLAGGLSKRFGEDKALYPYRGKPLLLWVLESLSGAGERFIVANRPYEGFGVPVYPDLLPGGDSLSGLHTALVQARFPWVAVAATDLPFLTRAYWDYLYERALASPHPVVVPLNPEGHLEPLMALYHKDCLPQVERQLREGDFLLRRVMEALGATYLPAEEVVARFGREVFLNANRKEELP; encoded by the coding sequence ATGTACACCGGCGCGGTGCTGGCGGGGGGGCTTTCCAAGCGCTTCGGGGAGGACAAGGCCCTTTACCCCTACCGGGGGAAGCCCCTCCTCCTTTGGGTTCTGGAAAGCCTTTCGGGGGCGGGGGAACGGTTCATCGTGGCGAACCGCCCCTACGAGGGGTTCGGGGTGCCCGTCTACCCCGACCTCCTGCCGGGGGGGGATAGCCTCTCGGGGCTCCACACCGCTCTGGTCCAGGCCCGCTTCCCCTGGGTGGCCGTGGCCGCCACGGACCTTCCCTTCCTCACCCGGGCCTACTGGGACTACCTCTACGAGAGGGCCCTGGCCTCCCCCCACCCCGTGGTGGTGCCCCTAAACCCCGAGGGCCACCTGGAGCCCCTCATGGCCCTTTACCACAAAGACTGCCTGCCCCAGGTGGAGCGCCAGCTCCGGGAGGGGGATTTCCTCCTTAGGCGGGTGATGGAGGCCTTGGGGGCCACCTACCTCCCCGCGGAGGAGGTGGTGGCCCGCTTTGGGCGGGAGGTTTTCCTCAACGCCAACCGCAAGGAGGAGTTGCCCTAG